TTCTTTGCCTTTCAAGACGTTATTAAAAATCAGCAGAATTCTCATTATGCCCACTGGTATTCGGTTGTTAGCTGGGACGATCCCACCACGCCCCAAAATGAATTCGATTACAAGGGCTGGTGGGGCGTGAAAACTCTGCCGGAATTGAAAGAAGACGAGAACGGCATTGTGGACGGTCCGCGGCAGTACATCTTTAACGCCACCAGACGCTGGATGGACCCTAACGGCGACGGCGATCCTTCGGACGGTATTGACGGCTGGCGGCTGGATGTGGCGGAAGAGGTGGCCAAGCCGTTCTGGAAAGAATGGTACGCCCTGGTTAAAAAGGTCAATCCCGGCGCCATTGTAGTTACCGAAATCTGGCACGATGCTTCCGGCTGGATTGCAGAAAATTTAACCGACGCCACCATGAATTACATGTTTTCGCGAGCGGTTATGGAGTTTTTTATTAATCACAAGATGGCCATTTCCGCCGAAGAGTTCGCTAAAAAAATGAATGATTTAAAAGAACGGTACGGTCTGAAGAACCTGAATTTGTTGTGGAGCATGCTGGATTCTCACGATACGGATCGCCTGGCCTCCATGATACTCAATCCGGATCGCGGTTACGATCGGCAGGCTGGCCCGCGCGACAATCCGCAGTATGTGGTGCGCAAGCCAAATCAGGATGAGCGCGACATTCAAAAACTGATTGTCGCCTTTCAGATGACCTTTGCCGGCGCGCCCATCATCTATTACGGCGACGAGGCCGGCATGTGGGGCGCGGATGATCCGGACGATCGCAAGCCCATGACCTGGCCGGAGATGACATTCGAACCCGAAAGCCATCATCCTCTGCCGGGCAAAACGCGTCCGGTTGACGAAAACGGCTTTGATCCGGAGCTGTTTAATTTCTACAAAAAATTGATTCAAATCCGACAGCAACATCCAGTCCTGAAACAGGGCGATTTCCAGTTTATTTCGCAAAGCATGACGAACGATCTGCTGGTTATTAAACGCGTGCTGAATGAGCAACAGGCCTACCTGGTTTTTAACCGCTCGCCTGAGGCGCAAAACGTAACCATTCCCGATGTAACCGCCAGTTCGTTTAGGGATGTCTGGCGCAATTCGCAGGTAAAAACAGATGGTGGACAGCTTAAAGTGGCAGCCCCGGCCAGAGGATTTGTCATTTTGATTAACGACGAATGAATCTTTTGCCAACACTCTGCGTAATTTACAGAAGAGTTGTTCTGTAAAAAAGGAGCGCTAATGGATTTTATTATCGCATTTTTCGTTTTTATTGTTGTGGCCTGGATTGTGTTGAAGCTGTTGGGGCTGATCTTTCATGCGGGCATTTTTATGCTGACCCTGCCCTTTAAATTATTGGGCCTGGTCATCGCGCTCATTTTAACGCCCTTGATTTTGATCCCCATGGGGCTGCTGGCCGGTTTAACAGCCATTTTAATGCTGCCCCTGGCCATTATTGGCCCGGCGCTGCCTTTTGTGTTAATTGGGCTGGGAATCTGGGCTATTTTGAGAAAAAATTAATCGAATGACGGTCGGCCTTTTTTAAAAATAATGATGGAGAGGCCTGAGCGCGCAAGCTTTGAAAGGGGAATAGGCTGACCATGCGGGAGATTTTTATCCAGTTTCGATTAATTTAAAAACGCTTCAAGATTTTTTACGACAACTTCAGCGCCGCTGGCAACCTTAACCCGCGGCGCTTCTTTTTTTTGCAAAACTTCGTTCAGATAATGCGTCCATCTGCCTTCATTAAATGTTTGAGGAGTAATCACCACGCCGGCCAGATTTTTTTTAACAAACGATTCGATGATGGCGGATTCAGGAAAAAAGGGGCGGTTGACCAGAAGTATTTTCTTTTGATGTAAATAGACTTCGGCGACCGTGCTGTAACCTGCCTTGCAGACAACCACATCGCAGGCCGCCACCAGATCCGGATGGTAGAAGGGTGAGTGATGCGGTAAAACGACCAGATTGTCGCTGCGTTCCATTTTGGCCACATCGTGCGGTACAATAAAATAGAAATCTTTAATTTTTTTTAATTCGGAAACAAACCGATGGCGCGTTACGATGCCCCCGGTTGAAATGAGAACGACGGGTTTGTCGGTATTCAGTTTCAACGCCTGGCGCGTTGCGCTGGCCGATTTTCTGGCCGGGCGGGCAATGGGCGCCGTTTCGATGGCCCGCTTATCATTTACCACAAAAGGCCGGGCTTTAAAATGAACATCCACCGATTGGTAAATCGAAGCTAAATAATCGATAAAAGGCAGTAATTCTGGAAATTGCTCGGTGTAATGTTGGTAAATCCAGTCCCAGGTAAAATTTTCAATTAAAACGGTAGGAATGCCAGCCTTTTTGCCAGCCAGAATTCCAAGCGCAGAAATGTCGTTTAAAATCAGTCTTACCTGAAATCGCTTTAGTAATCGGGCAAGATCATTAATCTTTTGGGGTTTGAACGGAAAGTGTTTTTTAAGTAATTCAAGCGTTTGCGGGATGTCTTCTTCAAAAGGAGAGCGTTGCGCCAGCCCCACATCCGTAAAAAAATTAATGTAGGTAAAAGAGCCCCGGGGCAACGAATCTTCAAAAAACCATTCTGGCGTTTCGCTAAAGATTAAAAAGTGGATGTCGGCAAATTTCTGCAAGAAGGTCTGCATAATGGCGCAGGCTCTGGCTGCGTGTCCGTAACCGTGAGAGGTAACGAAAAAGGCCAAATTGATCATGGGGCTGCATCCTTTTTAATGGTTATTGGGCTTCGATTAACGGACTGGAATGTAAGAAACACCGGGATTTTTTCAAAACTTTTGATTTTTCAATTACCATGGCAACCAGAGAACCTTTCATTTAATCAGCCAATTCACGCAGATTCCGCCGATGATCGCAGAAAGAAAAATAGAAATCTTTTTAAATATTTGCTGTCATTTAATTGTGTTTTTAACTCACCCCCTAACATAGTTAACTTTAGTATTTTCAGTGTACTAACTCCCCCTCTCTTTTTCAAAGAGAGGGGGAAACAGGGGGTGAGTTTTCCATATCTCAAAACTTTCAATACATTGTACATAAATCGGCGCTATCCGCGAGAGACAAAAGAGCGCGCCTGGTGTACGGAGGTTTTCATTTCACGCGGATTTCGCAGGTGATCGCAGAAGGAAAAATAGAAATCTTTTTAAATATTTGCTGTCATTTAATTGTGTTTTTAACTCACCCCCTAACATAGTTAACTTTAGTATTTTCAGTGTACTAACTCCCCCTCTCTTTTCCAAAAAGAGGGGGAAACAGGGGGTGAGTTTTCCATGTCTCAAAACTTTCAATACATTGTACATAAATCGGCGCTATCCGCGAGAGACAAAAGAGCGCGCCTGGTGTACGGAGGTTTTCATTTCACGCGGATTGCGCAGATGATCGCAGAAAGAAGTAAAAAAAATCTGCGTAAGTGGGCGCGATTCGCGCGAGACGAATTATTATGTTTTAACTCTGGCTTTAACAATCGTTTTATTGAAAGATTATTTTCGGAAGAGCGGTCGCGGGCTGAGAACAGATTGTATTTCAGTCATTCTTCTGTTGCATTTAATAGGTGAAAATTTTTACCTTATCGGTTGTGAATTAAAAATTTATTAACCATTAGGGAATTAAAATGGAACGAAATTTATATTTTTATCGTGCCATTGTGCAAAGAGTGTACGACGGCGACACCTGCACGGTGGATATTGATCTGGGGCTCAAAACCTGGATCAGGGGCGAACGCATTCGACTGGCGCGAATCGACGCCCCGGAACTGCGCGGCGACGAACGGGAAGACGGTTTACGAGCCAGGGATTTTTTGCGCGCTTTAATTGACGGCCGCGAGGTGATTATTCAAACTCTGAAAGATCGCACCGGACGCTACGGTCGTTACATCGCCGAAATCTGGCTGGTGGAAGAAGACGGTCGCTGGTTAAACGTCAACGATGTGCTGGTAAAAAAGGGATTCGCCGAATATGTTGAATATTAAGGCAGGGGTTAATCAAACGGTGGAGGGCGCCATGCGTTTAATGGGCATTCTAATCTTGAGTATCTTGTTATTCGTTTCTTGCCAAAAACAGAACAGGGAGGAAGCATTGCAGCAATTTATTGAACAACATGTTGCGAAAATAAAACCGCTGGAAAAAGCGGCCAAAGAAGCATACTGGGAAGCGGCCACAACCGGCAGGCAAGAAGCCTATAAAAAATCGGCCGAACTGGAATTGAAAATCCGTAAAATCTATAGCAATCCGCAAGAGTTCGCATTTCTTAAAGATTTAAAAACATCCAAAAAAATTAAAGATCCATTGCTAAAGCGCCAATTGCAAATTCTTTACAATCGCTACCTGCAAAACCAGATCGATTCCACGCTTTTGCGCCAGATGGTGGAGCTGAGTTCCAAAATTGAAGAGAAGTTCAGCACCTTTCGGCCAACCTTAAATGGCAAAAAAGTGACCAATAACGAAATTTTAGAAATTCTTAAAAACGAAACGGACAACGCTCGGCGTAAGGCCGCCTGGGAGGCCAGCAAGCAGGTCGGTCGCGTGGTGGCGGATGACATCATTAAACTGGTAAAGTTGCGTAATCAGGCCGCGCAAAAATTAGGATTCGAAAATTACCACACCATGTCTCTGGAGCTTTCCGAACAACGCGTTAAGCAAATCGATCGCATCATGTGGGATGTGGCCGAGTACACGCTGGAGCCTTTTTACAACTCCAAAAGAGCGCTGGATCAGTTGCTGGCCCAAAAGTACCATATCTCTGTGCAGCAGTTGCGTCCCTGGCACTACCACGATCCCTTTTTTCAGGAAACGCCACAGGTCTTCCAGGTTAATCTGGATAAATATTATGAGAACAATGATGTCAAAGAGATCGCAGTAAAGTTTTTTGCCGGGATTGAATTGCCTGTGGAATCCATCCTGGCGAAGAGCGATCTTTACGAGCGCGATGGCAAAAATCCCCACGCCTTTTGCGAGGACTTTGACAGAGAAGGCGATGTGCGTATTCTTTGCAATTTAAAAAATAACGAAAGCTGGATGGAAACCCTTTTGCATGAGCTGGGCCATGCCGTTTACGATAAATACAACGATCCTTCTGTGCCCTATTTGCTGCGCGAGCCGGCCCATATCTTTACCACAGAAGGCGTGGCCATGCTCTTCGGGCGCCTCAGCCGCAACCCTTTTTGGATGCAGCAGGTTTTGAATTTGTCTGATGAAGTACGCCAGCAAATCGAACCCGATTTGAATCGTTACATGCGCTTAAAACAGCTGATCTTTGCCCGCTGGGCACTGGTGATGTATAATTTTGAAAAGGCGCTTTACAAAAATCCCGATCGCAATCTCAATAAATTATGGTGGAAAATGGTTCAACAATATCAACTGGTTACCCCTCCGGAGAACAGAGATGAGCCGGACTGGGCCTCTAAAATTCATTTTGCCATTGCCCCCTGTTACTACCACAACTACATGTTAGGCGAACTATTTGCCTCGCAATTGCACATGTACATCACGCATCATATTTACAAAACTAAAAACTGGCAAAAGGTCACGTACGTTAATGACCCGCGCGTAGGACAATACTTAAAAGAAAAGGTCTTTAAACCGGGGAAAACCTATCCCTGGAATCAGATGATCGAAAAAGCCACCGGCAGCAAGTTGAAGGTGGATTACTTTGCCAGCCAGTTTCTTGAATAATGATGACTCAAAGCGAAAGCGCTGTGCAAAAAGAAGAAGGAGGGTGATAAGATGAGAACGATGGCGCTCTGGTTAATGTTGACGTTAGGTTTGATTACGGCCTGCCAGAAAGGGCCGGAAGCGGATCTGATCTTGCTCAATGGTCGAATTGTAACCCTGGATTCTCACAACACCATTGCTCAGGCGCTTGCTGTAAAAGGCGATCGGATTTTAGCCGTGGGCAAAACCGCGGAGATCGAAAAAATGAAAGGAGAAACCACGCGCGTCATCGATCTTAAAGGCGCGCTGGTCACGCCGGGCCTCATCGAAGGTCACGCCCACTTTTTGGGATTGGGTGAAGCGCTGCTGCGATTGGACCTCACGCGCACGCGCAGCTGGCAGGACATTGTGGATAGCGTTGCCCATCGAGCGGCGCAGGCTAAAGCGGGCGAGTGGATTATCGGCCGGGGCTGGCACCAGGAAAAGTGGGACAGCCGTCCCAAAAAATTGGTCGAAGGCTATCCGGTTCATGACGCTTTAAGTCAGGTTTCTCCGGAAAATCCCGTAATTTTAACCCATGCCAGCGGCCATGCCCTGTTTATTAACCGCAAGGCGATGGAAATGGCCGGTATTACGCGTCAAACGCCCAATCCGAAGGGCGGCAAAATCATACGCGATGCGCGGGGGAATCCCACCGGCGTACTGCTGGAAAACGCCATGGACCTGGTATGGAAGGTTTACCACCAGCAGGTTGGCGAAAATCCACAACAGCAAAAATTGCGCGCCGCAAAAAAAGCGATGCAAGCCTGCCTTAAAAACGGCATTACCAGCTTTCATGACGCCGGCGCCTCTTTTGCCGATATTGAGTTTTTTAAGCGTCTGGCCGAAACAGAACAGTTGAAAGTGCGCCTGTATGTGATGATTTTAGAGCCCGATCAGCGCTTGCGGCAAATGTTAAGTCAATACCGTCTGATCGGCTACGCCAATAACTTTTTAACGGTGCGCGCCATCAAACGCTACATGGATGGAGCCCTGGGCTCGCACGGGGCATGGCTGTTTAAACCGTACGACGACGCTCCCGGCAGCGTGGGCTATAATGTCATCTCGCCAGATTCCCTGCTGGCCACGGCGCGTATCGCCATCAAACACGGATTTCAGTTGTGCACGCACGCTATTGGCGACCGCGCCAATCATGAAGTGCTGGACGTTTACGAGCGGGTCTTTAAAGAAAATCCGGATAAACAAGATTTACGCTGGCGCATTGAACACGCCCAGTTGATTCATCCCGTTGACGTACCCCGTTTTGCCAGCCTGGGCGTGATTGCGGCCATGCAGGGCATTCACTGCACATCGGACGGGCCCTGGGTGGAACAGCGCATCGGCGAAAAACGCGCCCGCGAAGAGGCCTACCTGTGGCAAACGCTCTGGCAAAGCGGCGCGGTGGTGGCCAACGGCACCGATGCTCCAGTGGAGCCCATTGATCCCCTGGCCAATTTTTACGCTCTAATTACACGACGCATGAAAAACGGAGCCTACTTTTATCCGGAACAGAGCCTGGATGCCATGCAGGCGCTAAAAGCCTACACTTACAATAATGCCTACGCCGCCTTTGAAGAGCAGTTAAAAGGCAGCCTGGAACCCGGCAAGCTGGCAGACGTAACCGTTTTTTCGCGCGATATTTTAAACGATCCGCCTTACAAAATTCCATCGACTAAGGTGCTTTACACCATCATCGGCGGAAAGATTGTTTACCAGGCGGCGGATCGAACGGTTGAATAGGGAAAGGCCGGAGGAGAAAGAAGGGAAGGAAGTGAAGAGTGTATAGAGGGGAAAAGATGTTTTGCGGCTAATAGGAGAAGCTAAATTCCTAAACTCCTAACCCCCTAAACCCTTCCCATTCTTACCGGCCCATCAAATCAATTTGGGAGGGCCAGAATGAAAGTGAATAAGCGAATGTTCCTTTTTGCGCTGCTTTTTATCTTGCCGTTTGTCTGGCAGTGTACAAAGGAAGACGCGTCGATGGCACGGAAAAGCGTTGTACGGGCTCCGGTGGATACCGTGGGGTTTGCCCGGTACGCCTGGCAGATGGATTCGTTAATGAAGCGAATTCACCGTCTGCAAAACAAGCAGCTGCTAAACGCCATCATTCAGGGAAAAATCACGCCTCAAAGCGAATTTAAAGTCGCTGTTTGCCCGCACGACGACTACGGTTATGTAGGCTATCTCTATCCGGCGGTGATGGAAGGCATTAAAGCTAAAACGGTGATCATCTTTGGCGTGGCGCACAAAGCGCGATTGTTAAATCTGGAAGATCAAATTATTTTTGATACCTATCCCGCCTGGCATGGCATTTACGGTCCCATTAAAGTTTCCGATATCCGCGAAGAGATTATCCGCGCGTTGCCGGAAGGCGTGTACCAGATTAACGATTCCATGCAAACCATCGAACACTCGGTGGAAGCGCTGTTGCCCTTTTTGCAGTACTACCGAAGGGATCGTGAATTTGTTTCTATTCTGGTTCCCTACATGTCGTTTGAACGCATGCAAAAAATTGCCAAACCGCTGGCCAGAGCCATTGCAAAGGTGATGAAAAGCCGCAACTGGCAGTGGGGCAAAGACCTGGCGCTTCTCATTAGCACCGACGCCGTGCACTACGGCGACAAAGACTGGGGTGGGAAAAATTTTGCTTATTACGGAACCGATTCCGCCGGCTACCAAAAAGCCGTGCAACACGAGATGGAGATCATCAATAGCTGTTTAAACGGCCCGCTGCAAGAAGAAAAGATCAGACGCTTTATGGAATTTACCGTGCAGCCGGACGATTTTCGTAAATACAAATGGACCTGGTGCGGGCGGTACTCCGTGCCTATGGGACTGGAAACGGCCTATTGGCTGGCTCATGAATTTAAACAGGATTTGCAGGGCCGATTGATCGGCTACGCCACCAGCATCGATCATACGCCGTTGCCTGTAGAGGATTTGCGCATGGGCTTTACCGCGCCGGCCCACGTGCGTCACTGGGTTGGTTACGCGGCTCTGGGATGGGAGTAATTTAAGATGGAACAGGCATTGCAGCGCGCCAGACAGGCCATTAACGAAGCGCAGGCGGTGGTCATTGCCGCCGGAGCCGGGATGGGCGTTGATTCCGGCCTGCCGGATTTCCGCGGCAACGAAGGCTTCTGGAACAACTACCCCGTTGCCCGGCGGCTGGGGCTTTCGTTTGCCGATCTGGCCAATCCGCGCTGGTTTACGGAAAATCCAGAATTGGCCTGGGCTTTTTATGGTCATCGCCTAAATCTTTACCGCCAGACCCAACCTCACGAGGGATTTGCTTTGCTGCTTGAGTATGGGAAGCGATTGCCCGGCGGCTACTTTGTATTTACCTCTAATGTGGATGGCCAGTTTCAAAAAGCCGGCTTTGACGAAGAGCGCACGGTGGAAGTGCACGGTTCCATTCACCATTTGCAATGTGTCCGTCCTTGTGGAACCGATATTTGGTCGGCCGAGGGCACGGAGGTAAATATCGACATGGAGCGCTTTCGCGCTTTGCCGCCGTTGCCACGCTGCCCGCATTGTGGCGCTCTGGCTCGACCGAATATATTGATGTTTAACGACTGGCAGTGGCTTTCGCGGCGTACAGACGCTCAGGAAAGTCGTTTTAAAAACTGGTTGAAAGAAATCGATAAAAAAAATTTTAAACTGGTGATTATTGAGATTGGCGCCGGCACGGCGGTGCCCACGGTGCGCATTACCTGCGAACGGCTGGCCCAATGGCATCAGGGCACGCTGATTCGCATCAATCCGCGGGAAAGCTGGGTACCGGAGGGGCATGTCGGGATAGAAGGCGGAGCATTGAAAACACTCCGGCAATTACTTTAAATAAAAAACATGACCATTTAAGGGACGAAGTGGCGTAAGCAATCAATATCATCAATAGCCGAATAGATCAATATAATTTTTTAACTTGTGGTTCAATCTTTGCTGCTCATTTACATTGAGCTCAAGCTTCCAGCGACCTTTATTTGATCTGGAAAGGTCTATTTTTAATAGATCATCCGTATAGTCCAGACCGCAGAATTTACAAACCTGGCGCATGGTCCTTTGCGGTTTTTCTACAAGCTGTTCCAGGCTGATTTCCAGAATGTTTTCAGCAGGAATTTTTTTCTTATTCTCAATAATCTTTGAAATGATCGAAATATAATAATCAATGCACTGATCCAGGTCATTGGGCGTCCATTTCTGATTTAAAAACGAAACCACCACATCGCGTGGATCCCTTAAAACATGAATGAATTTGATCTCAGGAAGCATCGTAAAAAGTTCGGGGGCAAATAAGATGGACCAGGTATTATCTTCAACAAAATGCGTTTTGTTATGAGCCTTCAAAAAACTTTGATAAAGATTTTGAATAAAACGACCAAATATGTTTGCCAGATTTTTCTCATAACTTACAAAGCGCATTTGATTGTTTTTGTTGAAGGGCGCTGCTCCGGGCCAGGTTGCCCTGTATTTAAAATCGATCAGCTGCTGAATCAGTTTCTCAACCATTTCGAAATAATCCGGAAACCACTTGCTTAATTCCCAGGCATAATAGGCGGGAGGCGTTATATTAAGACCATGGCGGTTTAACCATTTGATCAATTGACCAAGCTGGAAGCGCCAAAATTTTCTTTTCCCGATTAATTTTAAAAAATTCTCAAGTTCATTAATCTTATAATCAACCACGTAAGGCGACCATGTGAAACGTAAAGTGTTAAAGGTATCTACAAGACCTTTAGGATCAATAGTAAAGCGATGTTCAAATGGGAGAGTTCCTACATCGGGATGTTTACTTAAAATATCTTTTGTGATATTGGTGCCGGAACGTCCGGTACCGCTAATTGAAATGAATCGATAATTTTTCATAGATGACACTTACCTGAGTATCCACCGGATGACTTCGAACGCTTCTGCGTACTCTTCAGAAATTTGTAAGCCACGGTAGGTTGCTAAACCTTTGATTAACTTTTCCCGGGCATAAAAACGATGCGACTGTGATTCATACTTATCCATGGCCCGAATTTTAGCCAGAATATTCTCCTCATTCACAACAGAAAAAAGGGCAGAGCTAAAAGAAAAGTTATTCCACATAAATTCGTAACCCAAGATCGACGTCTTCTTAAAAGCCCTGATAGCTTCCTCATAAATGGTTTTATGATCCTGGTGAATATCAAATGAAGAAGGAACAAAAACCAGGTCAGGTTTCAGCTCACGGTTTAATTTAACCAGGTCTTCCAGGATGGGCTGGCGATATTGAGGAAAATGACGAACCGGATAGTTCTTAATGATTAAATTCTCTTCTTTGATGCCCAGTTCATTGGTTGCTTTTTTGACCTCAATTGAAAGAATGTTGCGAGGAAATCCTTCTGGCACGGATTCTTCACACGTAGAAAAGGCAACATAAATAACTTCTTTTCCTTCATTAATGAACTTATTCAATGTTGCGCCGCAACCTAATTCGCCGTCATCTGTATGGGGAGAAAGAACCAGAATCCTATTTTTATCCATAAAGTTTTCCTTTGTTTAAATACCAATCCCAAAATGTAAATAACTTGTGGCAAATCTACTAAATTTTTGTTTTACAATTCAAATATTAATAAATAGCTGCAAAATGATTCGCTTTAAGTAAGAGAGATAATTTCATTTTTAATCTTCAAGGCGCGATTTTTCATTTGAAATTATTGAACAAAATGTGTATATTTTTTGAGCAAAAAAAATACTCGAAAAAGGTTTTATGTTAAAATCCTTAATCACATCGGATACGCGGATTAAGCTATTGATGCGTTTTTTCTTAAACCCT
This sequence is a window from Caldithrix abyssi DSM 13497. Protein-coding genes within it:
- a CDS encoding M2 family metallopeptidase encodes the protein MQQFIEQHVAKIKPLEKAAKEAYWEAATTGRQEAYKKSAELELKIRKIYSNPQEFAFLKDLKTSKKIKDPLLKRQLQILYNRYLQNQIDSTLLRQMVELSSKIEEKFSTFRPTLNGKKVTNNEILEILKNETDNARRKAAWEASKQVGRVVADDIIKLVKLRNQAAQKLGFENYHTMSLELSEQRVKQIDRIMWDVAEYTLEPFYNSKRALDQLLAQKYHISVQQLRPWHYHDPFFQETPQVFQVNLDKYYENNDVKEIAVKFFAGIELPVESILAKSDLYERDGKNPHAFCEDFDREGDVRILCNLKNNESWMETLLHELGHAVYDKYNDPSVPYLLREPAHIFTTEGVAMLFGRLSRNPFWMQQVLNLSDEVRQQIEPDLNRYMRLKQLIFARWALVMYNFEKALYKNPDRNLNKLWWKMVQQYQLVTPPENRDEPDWASKIHFAIAPCYYHNYMLGELFASQLHMYITHHIYKTKNWQKVTYVNDPRVGQYLKEKVFKPGKTYPWNQMIEKATGSKLKVDYFASQFLE
- a CDS encoding sulfotransferase family protein, translating into MKNYRFISISGTGRSGTNITKDILSKHPDVGTLPFEHRFTIDPKGLVDTFNTLRFTWSPYVVDYKINELENFLKLIGKRKFWRFQLGQLIKWLNRHGLNITPPAYYAWELSKWFPDYFEMVEKLIQQLIDFKYRATWPGAAPFNKNNQMRFVSYEKNLANIFGRFIQNLYQSFLKAHNKTHFVEDNTWSILFAPELFTMLPEIKFIHVLRDPRDVVVSFLNQKWTPNDLDQCIDYYISIISKIIENKKKIPAENILEISLEQLVEKPQRTMRQVCKFCGLDYTDDLLKIDLSRSNKGRWKLELNVNEQQRLNHKLKNYIDLFGY
- a CDS encoding thermonuclease family protein is translated as MERNLYFYRAIVQRVYDGDTCTVDIDLGLKTWIRGERIRLARIDAPELRGDEREDGLRARDFLRALIDGREVIIQTLKDRTGRYGRYIAEIWLVEEDGRWLNVNDVLVKKGFAEYVEY
- a CDS encoding PIG-L deacetylase family protein, producing the protein MDKNRILVLSPHTDDGELGCGATLNKFINEGKEVIYVAFSTCEESVPEGFPRNILSIEVKKATNELGIKEENLIIKNYPVRHFPQYRQPILEDLVKLNRELKPDLVFVPSSFDIHQDHKTIYEEAIRAFKKTSILGYEFMWNNFSFSSALFSVVNEENILAKIRAMDKYESQSHRFYAREKLIKGLATYRGLQISEEYAEAFEVIRWILR
- a CDS encoding SIR2 family NAD-dependent protein deacylase translates to MEQALQRARQAINEAQAVVIAAGAGMGVDSGLPDFRGNEGFWNNYPVARRLGLSFADLANPRWFTENPELAWAFYGHRLNLYRQTQPHEGFALLLEYGKRLPGGYFVFTSNVDGQFQKAGFDEERTVEVHGSIHHLQCVRPCGTDIWSAEGTEVNIDMERFRALPPLPRCPHCGALARPNILMFNDWQWLSRRTDAQESRFKNWLKEIDKKNFKLVIIEIGAGTAVPTVRITCERLAQWHQGTLIRINPRESWVPEGHVGIEGGALKTLRQLL
- a CDS encoding glycoside hydrolase family 13 protein, which encodes MRIFLIGLFIASVVFSCASQAPQAERNTDWASGIVWYQIFPERFNNGDPANDPTADEVPGADLQPGWQIHPWTSDWYKMQPWEKKQSDRFYDVVFTRRYGGDLIGVIEKLDYLKELGVEAIYFNPVFEAPSLHKYDGSSYHHIDNNFGPDAKGDMQRLRQANETEDPSTWIWTKADSLFLQLIKEAHARGIKIVIDGVFNHTGTEFFAFQDVIKNQQNSHYAHWYSVVSWDDPTTPQNEFDYKGWWGVKTLPELKEDENGIVDGPRQYIFNATRRWMDPNGDGDPSDGIDGWRLDVAEEVAKPFWKEWYALVKKVNPGAIVVTEIWHDASGWIAENLTDATMNYMFSRAVMEFFINHKMAISAEEFAKKMNDLKERYGLKNLNLLWSMLDSHDTDRLASMILNPDRGYDRQAGPRDNPQYVVRKPNQDERDIQKLIVAFQMTFAGAPIIYYGDEAGMWGADDPDDRKPMTWPEMTFEPESHHPLPGKTRPVDENGFDPELFNFYKKLIQIRQQHPVLKQGDFQFISQSMTNDLLVIKRVLNEQQAYLVFNRSPEAQNVTIPDVTASSFRDVWRNSQVKTDGGQLKVAAPARGFVILINDE
- a CDS encoding amidohydrolase yields the protein MRTMALWLMLTLGLITACQKGPEADLILLNGRIVTLDSHNTIAQALAVKGDRILAVGKTAEIEKMKGETTRVIDLKGALVTPGLIEGHAHFLGLGEALLRLDLTRTRSWQDIVDSVAHRAAQAKAGEWIIGRGWHQEKWDSRPKKLVEGYPVHDALSQVSPENPVILTHASGHALFINRKAMEMAGITRQTPNPKGGKIIRDARGNPTGVLLENAMDLVWKVYHQQVGENPQQQKLRAAKKAMQACLKNGITSFHDAGASFADIEFFKRLAETEQLKVRLYVMILEPDQRLRQMLSQYRLIGYANNFLTVRAIKRYMDGALGSHGAWLFKPYDDAPGSVGYNVISPDSLLATARIAIKHGFQLCTHAIGDRANHEVLDVYERVFKENPDKQDLRWRIEHAQLIHPVDVPRFASLGVIAAMQGIHCTSDGPWVEQRIGEKRAREEAYLWQTLWQSGAVVANGTDAPVEPIDPLANFYALITRRMKNGAYFYPEQSLDAMQALKAYTYNNAYAAFEEQLKGSLEPGKLADVTVFSRDILNDPPYKIPSTKVLYTIIGGKIVYQAADRTVE
- the amrB gene encoding AmmeMemoRadiSam system protein B, whose translation is MKVNKRMFLFALLFILPFVWQCTKEDASMARKSVVRAPVDTVGFARYAWQMDSLMKRIHRLQNKQLLNAIIQGKITPQSEFKVAVCPHDDYGYVGYLYPAVMEGIKAKTVIIFGVAHKARLLNLEDQIIFDTYPAWHGIYGPIKVSDIREEIIRALPEGVYQINDSMQTIEHSVEALLPFLQYYRRDREFVSILVPYMSFERMQKIAKPLARAIAKVMKSRNWQWGKDLALLISTDAVHYGDKDWGGKNFAYYGTDSAGYQKAVQHEMEIINSCLNGPLQEEKIRRFMEFTVQPDDFRKYKWTWCGRYSVPMGLETAYWLAHEFKQDLQGRLIGYATSIDHTPLPVEDLRMGFTAPAHVRHWVGYAALGWE